In one window of Episyrphus balteatus chromosome 3, idEpiBalt1.1, whole genome shotgun sequence DNA:
- the LOC129916043 gene encoding modular serine protease-like isoform X1, with amino-acid sequence MISNRIKIYINLSFTILLIITSSNCCEESSYQCDNKDGDCLESEKICDGKIDCFDKSDETTEMCIQQMCPPYSFRCAYGACVPEAARCNRTSECADSSDETPVLCSSDYKSNSICMKDEFLCNSGECIALEDVCDGRVKCLDGSDETVEICASNMCEMFFRCGYGACIRNDMKCDGNYDCADGSDETSLLCMGKQQPPRKQVDKPIKPTKPTVAPPVPPKPDSSSKNTCILPDIKYSRIVYESNPEYELKAGEIIPNNQIIKYKCQQGFNREGGEFNFCSNGTWLSSIHPVCTRYCPHEVLHGITFNVVCKRNSVTVSCDDRITPGTVAIVSCPNKYRIPDINPTQRLVCTENGEWDYQPFRCEPICGDELVPSVPFLTNADNTNITAVPWHVGVYFNQNGRFKHHCGGTIISAKVIISAAHCFWDSESQNTYDKSFYLIGAGKYFRDYYKNERKAQFSNISQIAVPEEYSGADSKFQADIAVIIVNNPLIFSEFISPICIQWKEASAKSIKTGTYGQLAGWGKNEAGNFSDVLKKIFVPASSYEACKKEVHELYAETITNDKFCILNRYNTNACQGDSGGGFTEKQGNRHFLWGVVSNGVPLGSTCVNYSFVSYTNIQYYENFITDLEQRNRAK; translated from the exons ATGATATCAAACCgaataaaaatatacattaaCCTAAGTTTTACGATTTTATTGATTATCACTTCAA GTAACTGCTGTGAGGAATCATCTTATCAATGTGACAACAAAGATGGAGATTGTTTAGAGAGTGAAAAGATATGCGACGGCAAGATCGATTGTTTTGATAAATCCGATGAGACGACAGAAATGTGCATCCAACAAATGTGTCCACCGTATTCATTTCGTTGTGCTTATGGAGCTTGCGTTCCAGAGGCTGCACGATGTAATCGAACATCAGAATGTGCTGACTCTTCCGATGAAACTCCAGTGTTGTGTTCTTCTGATTATAAATCAAATAGCATTTGCAT GAAAGATGAATTTCTTTGCAATTCTGGGGAATGCATAGCCCTAGAAGATGTTTGCGATGGTCGAGTCAAATGCCTGGACGGATCAGATGAAACTGTTGAAATTTGTGCTTCTAATATGTGTGAGATGTTCTTCCGGTGCGGCTATGGTGCTTGCATACGAAACGATATGAAATGCGATGGTAATTATGATTGTGCGGATGGATCTGATGAGACTTCCTTACTTTGCATGGGAAAACAACAACCTCCTAGAAAACAAGTTGATAAACCGATCAAACCAACTAAACCTACAGTGGCACC gCCAGTACCGCCAAAGCCCGATTCATCATCTAAAAATACTTGCATTCTTCCGGATATAAAATACTCTCGAATAGTATATGAATCAAATCCAGAATATGAACTTAAAGCTGGTGAGATTATTCCAAATAATCAAATCATAAAATATAAATGTCAACAAGGGTTTAATCGTGAAGGAGGGGAATTCAATTTTTGCTCGAATGGAACTTGGTTGTCTAGTATCCATCCTGTTTGCACTC GATATTGTCCTCATGAAGTTCTCCATGGTATAACGTTCAATGTTGTTTGTAAACGAAATAGTGTGACGGTTTCATGCGATGACCGTATTACTCCCGGAACAGTGGCTATTGTTAGTTGTCCAAATAAATACAGGATACCAGATATTAATCCAACACAAAGATTAGTTTGTACTGAGAACGGAGAATGGGACTATCAACCGTTTCGTTGTGAACCGATTTGTGGGGACGAACTTGTTCCGAGTGTACCATTTTTGACAAATGCTGATAACACTAACATAACAGCTGTCCCTTGGCATGTAGGAGTCTACTTTAACCAAAATGGCAGATTCAAACACCATTGCGGAGGAACAATAATAAGCGCCAAAGTTATCATTTCAG ctgcaCATTGCTTTTGGGATAGTGAAAGTCAAAACACCTATGACAAATCATTCTACTTGATAGGAGCTGGAAAATACTTCCGTGATTATTATAAGAATGAAAGAAAAGCCCAGTTTAGCAACATTTCTCAAATTGCTGTACCTGAAGA aTACTCCGGTGCAGATTCAAAATTTCAAGCTGATATTGCCGTTATTATTGTTAACAATCCTCTAATATTTTCCGAATTTATTTCACCTATATGTATTCAATGGAAAGAAGCAAGTGCAAAATCGATTAAAACCGGTACATACGGCCAATTAGCCGGCTGGGGAAAGAACGAAGCTGGCAATTTTAGTGATGTGCTGAAAAAGATCTTTGTTCCAGCTAGCAGTTATGAAGCTTGCAAAAAAGAGGTGCACGAACTATATGCTGAGACAATTACGAATGATAAATTTTGTATACTAAACAGATACAATACAAATGCGTGCCAAGGTGACAGTGGAGGCGGTTTCACAGAGAAGCAAGGAAATCGACACTTTCTATGGGGAGTGGTAAGCAATGGAGTGCCATTGGGATCGACTTGTGTAAATTATTCATTTGTCAGCTACACAAATATACAATACTATGAAAACTTTATTACTGATTTAGAACAACGAAATAGAGCTAAATAA
- the LOC129916043 gene encoding modular serine protease-like isoform X2, with amino-acid sequence MISNRIKIYINLSFTILLIITSSNCCEESSYQCDNKDGDCLESEKICDGKIDCFDKSDETTEMCIQQMCPPYSFRCAYGACVPEAARCNRTSECADSSDETPVLCSSDYKSNSICMKDEFLCNSGECIALEDVCDGRVKCLDGSDETVEICASNMCEMFFRCGYGACIRNDMKCDGNYDCADGSDETSLLCMGKQQPPRKQVDKPIKPTKPTVAPPVPPKPDSSSKNTCILPDIKYSRIVYESNPEYELKAGEIIPNNQIIKYKCQQGFNREGGEFNFCSNGTWLSSIHPVCTRYCPHEVLHGITFNVVCKRNSVTVSCDDRITPGTVAIVSCPNKYRIPDINPTQRLVCTENGEWDYQPFRCEPICGDELVPSVPFLTNADNTNITAVPWHVGVYFNQNGRFKHHCGGTIISAKVIISAAHCFWDSESQNTYDKSFYLIGAGKYFRDYYKNERKAQFSNISQIAVPEEYSGADSKFQADIAVIIVNNPLIFSEFISPICIQWKEASAKSIKTGTYGQLAGWGKNEAGNFSDVLKKIFVPASSYEACKKEIQYKCVPR; translated from the exons ATGATATCAAACCgaataaaaatatacattaaCCTAAGTTTTACGATTTTATTGATTATCACTTCAA GTAACTGCTGTGAGGAATCATCTTATCAATGTGACAACAAAGATGGAGATTGTTTAGAGAGTGAAAAGATATGCGACGGCAAGATCGATTGTTTTGATAAATCCGATGAGACGACAGAAATGTGCATCCAACAAATGTGTCCACCGTATTCATTTCGTTGTGCTTATGGAGCTTGCGTTCCAGAGGCTGCACGATGTAATCGAACATCAGAATGTGCTGACTCTTCCGATGAAACTCCAGTGTTGTGTTCTTCTGATTATAAATCAAATAGCATTTGCAT GAAAGATGAATTTCTTTGCAATTCTGGGGAATGCATAGCCCTAGAAGATGTTTGCGATGGTCGAGTCAAATGCCTGGACGGATCAGATGAAACTGTTGAAATTTGTGCTTCTAATATGTGTGAGATGTTCTTCCGGTGCGGCTATGGTGCTTGCATACGAAACGATATGAAATGCGATGGTAATTATGATTGTGCGGATGGATCTGATGAGACTTCCTTACTTTGCATGGGAAAACAACAACCTCCTAGAAAACAAGTTGATAAACCGATCAAACCAACTAAACCTACAGTGGCACC gCCAGTACCGCCAAAGCCCGATTCATCATCTAAAAATACTTGCATTCTTCCGGATATAAAATACTCTCGAATAGTATATGAATCAAATCCAGAATATGAACTTAAAGCTGGTGAGATTATTCCAAATAATCAAATCATAAAATATAAATGTCAACAAGGGTTTAATCGTGAAGGAGGGGAATTCAATTTTTGCTCGAATGGAACTTGGTTGTCTAGTATCCATCCTGTTTGCACTC GATATTGTCCTCATGAAGTTCTCCATGGTATAACGTTCAATGTTGTTTGTAAACGAAATAGTGTGACGGTTTCATGCGATGACCGTATTACTCCCGGAACAGTGGCTATTGTTAGTTGTCCAAATAAATACAGGATACCAGATATTAATCCAACACAAAGATTAGTTTGTACTGAGAACGGAGAATGGGACTATCAACCGTTTCGTTGTGAACCGATTTGTGGGGACGAACTTGTTCCGAGTGTACCATTTTTGACAAATGCTGATAACACTAACATAACAGCTGTCCCTTGGCATGTAGGAGTCTACTTTAACCAAAATGGCAGATTCAAACACCATTGCGGAGGAACAATAATAAGCGCCAAAGTTATCATTTCAG ctgcaCATTGCTTTTGGGATAGTGAAAGTCAAAACACCTATGACAAATCATTCTACTTGATAGGAGCTGGAAAATACTTCCGTGATTATTATAAGAATGAAAGAAAAGCCCAGTTTAGCAACATTTCTCAAATTGCTGTACCTGAAGA aTACTCCGGTGCAGATTCAAAATTTCAAGCTGATATTGCCGTTATTATTGTTAACAATCCTCTAATATTTTCCGAATTTATTTCACCTATATGTATTCAATGGAAAGAAGCAAGTGCAAAATCGATTAAAACCGGTACATACGGCCAATTAGCCGGCTGGGGAAAGAACGAAGCTGGCAATTTTAGTGATGTGCTGAAAAAGATCTTTGTTCCAGCTAGCAGTTATGAAGCTTGCAAAAAAGAG ATACAATACAAATGCGTGCCAAGGTGA
- the LOC129914572 gene encoding 39S ribosomal protein L35, mitochondrial, whose amino-acid sequence MLRSILTAAVRTTAIVRHHSRAICNQPLTTSLRLVSSNLPASNNVAFFQNKGLTSLVANEFLTPAKSLITQNRTLTKFSLNKGKRKSVKAVIKRFKRLDWGCWIRTHSGRHKKLFKKSPALRRRLKQHVMVNASQSFLLDKMVGSFWRKPRHYIDDPYQPYMKRDEYWATRTKPNGF is encoded by the exons atgCTGCGGTCAATCCTTACAGCAG CTGTTCGAACTACAGCCATTGTGAGGCACCATAGCAGAGCGATATGTAATCAACCCTTGACTACTTCTTTGCGATTGGTTTCTTCAAACCTTCCTGCATCCAATAATGTTgcatttttccaaaataaaggATTAACATCATTAGTTGCTAATGAGTTTCTAACACCTGCAAAAAGTCTAATCACCCAAAATCGAACATTgacaaaattttcattgaacaaaGGTAAACGCAAGTCTGTGAAGGCTGTTATCAAACGTTTCAAACGATTAGATTGGGGCTGTTGGATTCGTACACATTCGGGACGTCATAAGAAACTATTTAAGAAATCTCCAGCTCTGAGACGCCGATTGAAGCAACATGTTATGGTGAATGCATCTCAAAGTTTCTTGCTCGACAAAATGGTTGGCAGTTTTTGGAGAAAACCAAGGCATTATATTGATGATCCATATCAACCGTATATGAAGAGAGATGAGTATTGGGCAACTAGGACTAAACCAAATGGTTTTTAG